From Astyanax mexicanus isolate ESR-SI-001 chromosome 13, AstMex3_surface, whole genome shotgun sequence, the proteins below share one genomic window:
- the ttpal gene encoding alpha-tocopherol transfer protein-like gives MADQNGHVDAGPAGPPMEQVAGAGFPAPPPPIYSCTLTPELVAKAREELQEKPEWRLRDVQALRDMILKEQPNLRTRLDDAFLLRFLRARKFDYDRAMQLLLNYHGSRRAWPEVFQDLKPSTVKHVLDLGFLTVLPRPDPQGRYILCLRPGKWKPNDYHFVDNIRAIYLTLEKLIQPEETQVNGIVILVDYTGVGLSQASNPGPLLAKKVVSILQDGFPIRIKAVNIINEPRIFKGIFAIIKPFLKEKMAERYVLHGSDLSSLHRVIPRSVLPEEYGGVAGRLDMSAWARTLLEAEEEFVVEFCQPDPLEGVVLPDSMLFEGDQAEDSYRSLRSQLYYCY, from the exons ATGGCTGATCAAAACGGTCACGTTGATGCTGGCCCTGCCGGCCCGCCAATGGAACAAGTGGCAGGTGCCGGCTTCCCTGCGCCTCCTCCGCCCATCTACTCCTGCACTCTGACCCCAGAGCTAGTGGCCAAGGCGCgagaggagctgcaggagaagccGGAGTGGCGTCTCCGAGATGTTCAAGCTCTGCGTGATATGATTCTGAAGGAGCAGCCCAACCTGAGGACGCGTCTGGACGACGCTTTTCTCCTGCGCTTCCTCCGAGCCAGGAAGTTCGACTATGACCGAGCCATGCAGCTGCTGCTGAACTACCACGGCAGCAGGAGAGCCTGGCCTGAGGTCTTCCAGGACCTGAAGCCCTCCACGGTGAAGCACGTGCTCGACCTGGGCTTCCTCACTGTCCTGCCGAGGCCCGACCCTCAGGGCCGATACATCCTGTGTTTACGGCCAG GCAAGTGGAAACCCAACGACTATCATTTTGTGGACAACATACGAGCCATTTATTTAACTCTGGAGAAGCTGATTCAGCCGGAGGAGACCCAGGTGAATGGAATAGTCATCCTGGTGGACTACACTGGAGTGGGCTTGTCTCAAGCCTCCAACCCCGGCCCTCTCCTAGCCAAGAAAGTTGTTAGTATCCTTCAG GATGGATTTCCCATCAGAATAAAGGCTGTAAACATCATAAACGAGCCCCGAATCTTCAAGGGAATATTTGCGATTATTAAGCCTTTTCTAAAGGAGAAGATGGCTGAGAGG TACGTCCTGCACGGCTCGGACCTGTCGTCCCTGCACCGGGTCATCCCTCGCTCCGTCCTGCCGGAGGAGTACGGCGGGGTGGCGGGCCGGCTGGACATGTCGGCCTGGGCGCGGACCCTGCTGGAGGCGGAGGAGGAGTTTGTGGTGGAGTTCTGCCAGCCGGACCCTCTGGAGGGCGTGGTCCTGCCAGACTCCATGCTGTTTGAGGGCGATCAGGCTGAGGACTCTTATAGAAGCCTGCGCTCTCAGCTCTACTACTGTTACTGA